The following are from one region of the Salmo salar chromosome ssa27, Ssal_v3.1, whole genome shotgun sequence genome:
- the LOC106588394 gene encoding retinoic acid receptor RXR-beta-A isoform X18 produces the protein MGDSRDSRSPDSSSVSSPPSGQRSPPLTPTAAAMTSLPPVTSAVNSPISSMGSPFSVISSSLGSPCLPGTPSVGYGPISSPQINSTVSMSGLHAVSSSDDVKPPFGLGGHSPGGPMLSQKRLCAICGDRSSGKHYGVHSCEGCKGFFKRTVRKDLSYTCRDNKDCLVDKRQRNRCQYCRYQKCLACGMKREAVQEERQRNKERESEVESTSAVNEEMPVEKILEAEMAVEQKTELHADGSSGDSSPNDPVTNICQAADKQLFTLVEWAKRVPHFSELALDDQVILLRAGWNELLIASFSHRSISVKDGILLATGLHVHRNSAHSAGVGAIFDRESAHNAEVGAIFDRVLTELVSKMRDMQMDKTELGCLRAIILFNPDAKGLSSPSEVELLREKVYASLESYCKQRYPDQQGRFAKLLLRLPALRSIGLKCLEHLFFFKLIGDTPIDTFLMEMLEAPHQLT, from the exons ATTCCCGCAGCCCAGACAGCTCCTCTGTGTCCTCCCCTCCCTCGGGCCAGCGCTCACCACCCCTGACCCCCACAGCTGCCGCCATGACTTCTCTGCCGCCCGTCACCTCGGCCGTCAACAGCCCCATCAGCAGCATGGGCTCGCCCTTCTCTGTCATCAGCTCCTCCCTGGGGTCGCCCTGTCTGCCCGGGACACCCTCGGTGGGCTACGGCCCCATCAGCAGCCCCCAG aTCAACTCCACAGTTTCCATGTCGGGCCTGCACGCGGTCAGCAGCTCGGATGACGTGAAGCCTCCGTTCGGGCTGGGAGGCCACAGCCCAGGGGGCCCCATGCTCTCCCAAAAGCGCCTGTGTGCCATCTGTGGTGACCGCTCCTCCG GTAAGCACTACGGAGTGCACAGCTGCGAGGGCTGCAAGGGTTTCTTCAAGCGCACGGTACGCAAGGACCTGAGCTACACCTGCCGGGACAACAAGGACTGCCTGGTGGACAAACGCCAGCGCAACCGCTGCCAGTACTGTCGCTACCAGAAGTGCCTGGCCTGTGGCATGAAGAGGGAAG CCGTGCAGGAAGAGCGCCAGAGGAACAAGGAGCGGGAGAGCGAGGTGGAGTCGACCAGTGCCGTCAACGAGGAGATGCCCGTGGAAAAGATCCTGGAGGCCGAGATGGCCGTGGAACAGAAGACCGAGCTGCATGCAGACGGGAGCTCCGGGGACAGCtcg CCCAACGACCCAGTCACCAACATCTGCCAGGCTGCAGACAAGCAGCTGTTTACCCTGGTGGAGTGGGCCAAGAGGGTCCCCCACTTCTCTGAGCTGGCCCTGGACGACCAGGTCATCCTGCTACGTGCCG gttgGAACGAGCTGCTGATCGCTTCCTTCTCTCACCGCTCCATCAGTGTGAAGGACGGCATCCTATTGGCCACCGGCCTACACGTGCACAGGAACAGCGCCCACAGTGCCGGTGTGGGAGCCATCTtcgacag GGAGAGTGCGCACAATGCAGAGGTTGGAGCCATATTTGACAG AGTTCTCACTGAGCTGGTCAGTAAGATGAGAGACATGCAGATGGACAAGACCGAGCTCGGCTGCCTCCGAGCCATCATCCTCTTCAACCCAG ATGCTAAGGGCCTGTCCAGCCCAAGTGAAGTGGAATTGCTGAGGGAGAAAGTGTACGCATCGCTGGAGTCCTATTGTAAACAGAGATACCCGGACCAGCAGGGCAG GTTCGCTAAGCTCCTCCTCCGGCTGCCAGCGCTGCGCTCCATTGGCCTGAAGTGCCTGGAGCACCTGTTCTTCTTCAAGCTGATTGGCGACACCCCTATCGACACATTTCTCATGGAGATGCTAGAGGCGCCCCACCAGCTGACCTAA
- the LOC106588394 gene encoding retinoic acid receptor RXR-beta-A isoform X14, producing MRTRGLTTTSFHAKKLHCQKHSRSPDSSSVSSPPSGQRSPPLTPTAAAMTSLPPVTSAVNSPISSMGSPFSVISSSLGSPCLPGTPSVGYGPISSPQINMYTRSAEINSTVSMSGLHAVSSSDDVKPPFGLGGHSPGGPMLSQKRLCAICGDRSSGKHYGVHSCEGCKGFFKRTVRKDLSYTCRDNKDCLVDKRQRNRCQYCRYQKCLACGMKREAVQEERQRNKERESEVESTSAVNEEMPVEKILEAEMAVEQKTELHADGSSGDSSPNDPVTNICQAADKQLFTLVEWAKRVPHFSELALDDQVILLRAGWNELLIASFSHRSISVKDGILLATGLHVHRNSAHSAGVGAIFDRVLTELVSKMRDMQMDKTELGCLRAIILFNPDAKGLSSPSEVELLREKVYASLESYCKQRYPDQQGRFAKLLLRLPALRSIGLKCLEHLFFFKLIGDTPIDTFLMEMLEAPHQLT from the exons ATTCCCGCAGCCCAGACAGCTCCTCTGTGTCCTCCCCTCCCTCGGGCCAGCGCTCACCACCCCTGACCCCCACAGCTGCCGCCATGACTTCTCTGCCGCCCGTCACCTCGGCCGTCAACAGCCCCATCAGCAGCATGGGCTCGCCCTTCTCTGTCATCAGCTCCTCCCTGGGGTCGCCCTGTCTGCCCGGGACACCCTCGGTGGGCTACGGCCCCATCAGCAGCCCCCAG ATCAATATGTATACCAGGAGTGCAGAG aTCAACTCCACAGTTTCCATGTCGGGCCTGCACGCGGTCAGCAGCTCGGATGACGTGAAGCCTCCGTTCGGGCTGGGAGGCCACAGCCCAGGGGGCCCCATGCTCTCCCAAAAGCGCCTGTGTGCCATCTGTGGTGACCGCTCCTCCG GTAAGCACTACGGAGTGCACAGCTGCGAGGGCTGCAAGGGTTTCTTCAAGCGCACGGTACGCAAGGACCTGAGCTACACCTGCCGGGACAACAAGGACTGCCTGGTGGACAAACGCCAGCGCAACCGCTGCCAGTACTGTCGCTACCAGAAGTGCCTGGCCTGTGGCATGAAGAGGGAAG CCGTGCAGGAAGAGCGCCAGAGGAACAAGGAGCGGGAGAGCGAGGTGGAGTCGACCAGTGCCGTCAACGAGGAGATGCCCGTGGAAAAGATCCTGGAGGCCGAGATGGCCGTGGAACAGAAGACCGAGCTGCATGCAGACGGGAGCTCCGGGGACAGCtcg CCCAACGACCCAGTCACCAACATCTGCCAGGCTGCAGACAAGCAGCTGTTTACCCTGGTGGAGTGGGCCAAGAGGGTCCCCCACTTCTCTGAGCTGGCCCTGGACGACCAGGTCATCCTGCTACGTGCCG gttgGAACGAGCTGCTGATCGCTTCCTTCTCTCACCGCTCCATCAGTGTGAAGGACGGCATCCTATTGGCCACCGGCCTACACGTGCACAGGAACAGCGCCCACAGTGCCGGTGTGGGAGCCATCTtcgacag AGTTCTCACTGAGCTGGTCAGTAAGATGAGAGACATGCAGATGGACAAGACCGAGCTCGGCTGCCTCCGAGCCATCATCCTCTTCAACCCAG ATGCTAAGGGCCTGTCCAGCCCAAGTGAAGTGGAATTGCTGAGGGAGAAAGTGTACGCATCGCTGGAGTCCTATTGTAAACAGAGATACCCGGACCAGCAGGGCAG GTTCGCTAAGCTCCTCCTCCGGCTGCCAGCGCTGCGCTCCATTGGCCTGAAGTGCCTGGAGCACCTGTTCTTCTTCAAGCTGATTGGCGACACCCCTATCGACACATTTCTCATGGAGATGCTAGAGGCGCCCCACCAGCTGACCTAA
- the LOC106588394 gene encoding retinoic acid receptor RXR-beta-A isoform X10: MRTRGLTTTSFHAKKLHCQKHSRSPDSSSVSSPPSGQRSPPLTPTAAAMTSLPPVTSAVNSPISSMGSPFSVISSSLGSPCLPGTPSVGYGPISSPQINSTVSMSGLHAVSSSDDVKPPFGLGGHSPGGPMLSQKRLCAICGDRSSGKHYGVHSCEGCKGFFKRTVRKDLSYTCRDNKDCLVDKRQRNRCQYCRYQKCLACGMKREAVQEERQRNKERESEVESTSAVNEEMPVEKILEAEMAVEQKTELHADGSSGDSSVNPNDPVTNICQAADKQLFTLVEWAKRVPHFSELALDDQVILLRAGWNELLIASFSHRSISVKDGILLATGLHVHRNSAHSAGVGAIFDRESAHNAEVGAIFDRVLTELVSKMRDMQMDKTELGCLRAIILFNPDAKGLSSPSEVELLREKVYASLESYCKQRYPDQQGRFAKLLLRLPALRSIGLKCLEHLFFFKLIGDTPIDTFLMEMLEAPHQLT; encoded by the exons ATTCCCGCAGCCCAGACAGCTCCTCTGTGTCCTCCCCTCCCTCGGGCCAGCGCTCACCACCCCTGACCCCCACAGCTGCCGCCATGACTTCTCTGCCGCCCGTCACCTCGGCCGTCAACAGCCCCATCAGCAGCATGGGCTCGCCCTTCTCTGTCATCAGCTCCTCCCTGGGGTCGCCCTGTCTGCCCGGGACACCCTCGGTGGGCTACGGCCCCATCAGCAGCCCCCAG aTCAACTCCACAGTTTCCATGTCGGGCCTGCACGCGGTCAGCAGCTCGGATGACGTGAAGCCTCCGTTCGGGCTGGGAGGCCACAGCCCAGGGGGCCCCATGCTCTCCCAAAAGCGCCTGTGTGCCATCTGTGGTGACCGCTCCTCCG GTAAGCACTACGGAGTGCACAGCTGCGAGGGCTGCAAGGGTTTCTTCAAGCGCACGGTACGCAAGGACCTGAGCTACACCTGCCGGGACAACAAGGACTGCCTGGTGGACAAACGCCAGCGCAACCGCTGCCAGTACTGTCGCTACCAGAAGTGCCTGGCCTGTGGCATGAAGAGGGAAG CCGTGCAGGAAGAGCGCCAGAGGAACAAGGAGCGGGAGAGCGAGGTGGAGTCGACCAGTGCCGTCAACGAGGAGATGCCCGTGGAAAAGATCCTGGAGGCCGAGATGGCCGTGGAACAGAAGACCGAGCTGCATGCAGACGGGAGCTCCGGGGACAGCtcggtaaat CCCAACGACCCAGTCACCAACATCTGCCAGGCTGCAGACAAGCAGCTGTTTACCCTGGTGGAGTGGGCCAAGAGGGTCCCCCACTTCTCTGAGCTGGCCCTGGACGACCAGGTCATCCTGCTACGTGCCG gttgGAACGAGCTGCTGATCGCTTCCTTCTCTCACCGCTCCATCAGTGTGAAGGACGGCATCCTATTGGCCACCGGCCTACACGTGCACAGGAACAGCGCCCACAGTGCCGGTGTGGGAGCCATCTtcgacag GGAGAGTGCGCACAATGCAGAGGTTGGAGCCATATTTGACAG AGTTCTCACTGAGCTGGTCAGTAAGATGAGAGACATGCAGATGGACAAGACCGAGCTCGGCTGCCTCCGAGCCATCATCCTCTTCAACCCAG ATGCTAAGGGCCTGTCCAGCCCAAGTGAAGTGGAATTGCTGAGGGAGAAAGTGTACGCATCGCTGGAGTCCTATTGTAAACAGAGATACCCGGACCAGCAGGGCAG GTTCGCTAAGCTCCTCCTCCGGCTGCCAGCGCTGCGCTCCATTGGCCTGAAGTGCCTGGAGCACCTGTTCTTCTTCAAGCTGATTGGCGACACCCCTATCGACACATTTCTCATGGAGATGCTAGAGGCGCCCCACCAGCTGACCTAA
- the LOC106588394 gene encoding retinoic acid receptor RXR-beta-A isoform X9 — MRTRGLTTTSFHAKKLHCQKHSRSPDSSSVSSPPSGQRSPPLTPTAAAMTSLPPVTSAVNSPISSMGSPFSVISSSLGSPCLPGTPSVGYGPISSPQINMYTRSAEINSTVSMSGLHAVSSSDDVKPPFGLGGHSPGGPMLSQKRLCAICGDRSSGKHYGVHSCEGCKGFFKRTVRKDLSYTCRDNKDCLVDKRQRNRCQYCRYQKCLACGMKREVVQDERQRSVQEERQRNKERESEVESTSAVNEEMPVEKILEAEMAVEQKTELHADGSSGDSSPNDPVTNICQAADKQLFTLVEWAKRVPHFSELALDDQVILLRAGWNELLIASFSHRSISVKDGILLATGLHVHRNSAHSAGVGAIFDRVLTELVSKMRDMQMDKTELGCLRAIILFNPDAKGLSSPSEVELLREKVYASLESYCKQRYPDQQGRFAKLLLRLPALRSIGLKCLEHLFFFKLIGDTPIDTFLMEMLEAPHQLT; from the exons ATTCCCGCAGCCCAGACAGCTCCTCTGTGTCCTCCCCTCCCTCGGGCCAGCGCTCACCACCCCTGACCCCCACAGCTGCCGCCATGACTTCTCTGCCGCCCGTCACCTCGGCCGTCAACAGCCCCATCAGCAGCATGGGCTCGCCCTTCTCTGTCATCAGCTCCTCCCTGGGGTCGCCCTGTCTGCCCGGGACACCCTCGGTGGGCTACGGCCCCATCAGCAGCCCCCAG ATCAATATGTATACCAGGAGTGCAGAG aTCAACTCCACAGTTTCCATGTCGGGCCTGCACGCGGTCAGCAGCTCGGATGACGTGAAGCCTCCGTTCGGGCTGGGAGGCCACAGCCCAGGGGGCCCCATGCTCTCCCAAAAGCGCCTGTGTGCCATCTGTGGTGACCGCTCCTCCG GTAAGCACTACGGAGTGCACAGCTGCGAGGGCTGCAAGGGTTTCTTCAAGCGCACGGTACGCAAGGACCTGAGCTACACCTGCCGGGACAACAAGGACTGCCTGGTGGACAAACGCCAGCGCAACCGCTGCCAGTACTGTCGCTACCAGAAGTGCCTGGCCTGTGGCATGAAGAGGGAAG TGGTCCAAGATGAACGACAGAGAT CCGTGCAGGAAGAGCGCCAGAGGAACAAGGAGCGGGAGAGCGAGGTGGAGTCGACCAGTGCCGTCAACGAGGAGATGCCCGTGGAAAAGATCCTGGAGGCCGAGATGGCCGTGGAACAGAAGACCGAGCTGCATGCAGACGGGAGCTCCGGGGACAGCtcg CCCAACGACCCAGTCACCAACATCTGCCAGGCTGCAGACAAGCAGCTGTTTACCCTGGTGGAGTGGGCCAAGAGGGTCCCCCACTTCTCTGAGCTGGCCCTGGACGACCAGGTCATCCTGCTACGTGCCG gttgGAACGAGCTGCTGATCGCTTCCTTCTCTCACCGCTCCATCAGTGTGAAGGACGGCATCCTATTGGCCACCGGCCTACACGTGCACAGGAACAGCGCCCACAGTGCCGGTGTGGGAGCCATCTtcgacag AGTTCTCACTGAGCTGGTCAGTAAGATGAGAGACATGCAGATGGACAAGACCGAGCTCGGCTGCCTCCGAGCCATCATCCTCTTCAACCCAG ATGCTAAGGGCCTGTCCAGCCCAAGTGAAGTGGAATTGCTGAGGGAGAAAGTGTACGCATCGCTGGAGTCCTATTGTAAACAGAGATACCCGGACCAGCAGGGCAG GTTCGCTAAGCTCCTCCTCCGGCTGCCAGCGCTGCGCTCCATTGGCCTGAAGTGCCTGGAGCACCTGTTCTTCTTCAAGCTGATTGGCGACACCCCTATCGACACATTTCTCATGGAGATGCTAGAGGCGCCCCACCAGCTGACCTAA
- the LOC106588394 gene encoding retinoic acid receptor RXR-beta-A isoform X2 — MRTRGLTTTSFHAKKLHCQKHSRSPDSSSVSSPPSGQRSPPLTPTAAAMTSLPPVTSAVNSPISSMGSPFSVISSSLGSPCLPGTPSVGYGPISSPQINMYTRSAEINSTVSMSGLHAVSSSDDVKPPFGLGGHSPGGPMLSQKRLCAICGDRSSGKHYGVHSCEGCKGFFKRTVRKDLSYTCRDNKDCLVDKRQRNRCQYCRYQKCLACGMKREVVQDERQRSVQEERQRNKERESEVESTSAVNEEMPVEKILEAEMAVEQKTELHADGSSGDSSPNDPVTNICQAADKQLFTLVEWAKRVPHFSELALDDQVILLRAGWNELLIASFSHRSISVKDGILLATGLHVHRNSAHSAGVGAIFDRESAHNAEVGAIFDRVLTELVSKMRDMQMDKTELGCLRAIILFNPDAKGLSSPSEVELLREKVYASLESYCKQRYPDQQGRFAKLLLRLPALRSIGLKCLEHLFFFKLIGDTPIDTFLMEMLEAPHQLT, encoded by the exons ATTCCCGCAGCCCAGACAGCTCCTCTGTGTCCTCCCCTCCCTCGGGCCAGCGCTCACCACCCCTGACCCCCACAGCTGCCGCCATGACTTCTCTGCCGCCCGTCACCTCGGCCGTCAACAGCCCCATCAGCAGCATGGGCTCGCCCTTCTCTGTCATCAGCTCCTCCCTGGGGTCGCCCTGTCTGCCCGGGACACCCTCGGTGGGCTACGGCCCCATCAGCAGCCCCCAG ATCAATATGTATACCAGGAGTGCAGAG aTCAACTCCACAGTTTCCATGTCGGGCCTGCACGCGGTCAGCAGCTCGGATGACGTGAAGCCTCCGTTCGGGCTGGGAGGCCACAGCCCAGGGGGCCCCATGCTCTCCCAAAAGCGCCTGTGTGCCATCTGTGGTGACCGCTCCTCCG GTAAGCACTACGGAGTGCACAGCTGCGAGGGCTGCAAGGGTTTCTTCAAGCGCACGGTACGCAAGGACCTGAGCTACACCTGCCGGGACAACAAGGACTGCCTGGTGGACAAACGCCAGCGCAACCGCTGCCAGTACTGTCGCTACCAGAAGTGCCTGGCCTGTGGCATGAAGAGGGAAG TGGTCCAAGATGAACGACAGAGAT CCGTGCAGGAAGAGCGCCAGAGGAACAAGGAGCGGGAGAGCGAGGTGGAGTCGACCAGTGCCGTCAACGAGGAGATGCCCGTGGAAAAGATCCTGGAGGCCGAGATGGCCGTGGAACAGAAGACCGAGCTGCATGCAGACGGGAGCTCCGGGGACAGCtcg CCCAACGACCCAGTCACCAACATCTGCCAGGCTGCAGACAAGCAGCTGTTTACCCTGGTGGAGTGGGCCAAGAGGGTCCCCCACTTCTCTGAGCTGGCCCTGGACGACCAGGTCATCCTGCTACGTGCCG gttgGAACGAGCTGCTGATCGCTTCCTTCTCTCACCGCTCCATCAGTGTGAAGGACGGCATCCTATTGGCCACCGGCCTACACGTGCACAGGAACAGCGCCCACAGTGCCGGTGTGGGAGCCATCTtcgacag GGAGAGTGCGCACAATGCAGAGGTTGGAGCCATATTTGACAG AGTTCTCACTGAGCTGGTCAGTAAGATGAGAGACATGCAGATGGACAAGACCGAGCTCGGCTGCCTCCGAGCCATCATCCTCTTCAACCCAG ATGCTAAGGGCCTGTCCAGCCCAAGTGAAGTGGAATTGCTGAGGGAGAAAGTGTACGCATCGCTGGAGTCCTATTGTAAACAGAGATACCCGGACCAGCAGGGCAG GTTCGCTAAGCTCCTCCTCCGGCTGCCAGCGCTGCGCTCCATTGGCCTGAAGTGCCTGGAGCACCTGTTCTTCTTCAAGCTGATTGGCGACACCCCTATCGACACATTTCTCATGGAGATGCTAGAGGCGCCCCACCAGCTGACCTAA
- the LOC106588394 gene encoding retinoic acid receptor RXR-beta-A isoform X13 → MGDSRDSRSPDSSSVSSPPSGQRSPPLTPTAAAMTSLPPVTSAVNSPISSMGSPFSVISSSLGSPCLPGTPSVGYGPISSPQINSTVSMSGLHAVSSSDDVKPPFGLGGHSPGGPMLSQKRLCAICGDRSSGKHYGVHSCEGCKGFFKRTVRKDLSYTCRDNKDCLVDKRQRNRCQYCRYQKCLACGMKREVVQDERQRSVQEERQRNKERESEVESTSAVNEEMPVEKILEAEMAVEQKTELHADGSSGDSSVNPNDPVTNICQAADKQLFTLVEWAKRVPHFSELALDDQVILLRAGWNELLIASFSHRSISVKDGILLATGLHVHRNSAHSAGVGAIFDRESAHNAEVGAIFDRVLTELVSKMRDMQMDKTELGCLRAIILFNPDAKGLSSPSEVELLREKVYASLESYCKQRYPDQQGRFAKLLLRLPALRSIGLKCLEHLFFFKLIGDTPIDTFLMEMLEAPHQLT, encoded by the exons ATTCCCGCAGCCCAGACAGCTCCTCTGTGTCCTCCCCTCCCTCGGGCCAGCGCTCACCACCCCTGACCCCCACAGCTGCCGCCATGACTTCTCTGCCGCCCGTCACCTCGGCCGTCAACAGCCCCATCAGCAGCATGGGCTCGCCCTTCTCTGTCATCAGCTCCTCCCTGGGGTCGCCCTGTCTGCCCGGGACACCCTCGGTGGGCTACGGCCCCATCAGCAGCCCCCAG aTCAACTCCACAGTTTCCATGTCGGGCCTGCACGCGGTCAGCAGCTCGGATGACGTGAAGCCTCCGTTCGGGCTGGGAGGCCACAGCCCAGGGGGCCCCATGCTCTCCCAAAAGCGCCTGTGTGCCATCTGTGGTGACCGCTCCTCCG GTAAGCACTACGGAGTGCACAGCTGCGAGGGCTGCAAGGGTTTCTTCAAGCGCACGGTACGCAAGGACCTGAGCTACACCTGCCGGGACAACAAGGACTGCCTGGTGGACAAACGCCAGCGCAACCGCTGCCAGTACTGTCGCTACCAGAAGTGCCTGGCCTGTGGCATGAAGAGGGAAG TGGTCCAAGATGAACGACAGAGAT CCGTGCAGGAAGAGCGCCAGAGGAACAAGGAGCGGGAGAGCGAGGTGGAGTCGACCAGTGCCGTCAACGAGGAGATGCCCGTGGAAAAGATCCTGGAGGCCGAGATGGCCGTGGAACAGAAGACCGAGCTGCATGCAGACGGGAGCTCCGGGGACAGCtcggtaaat CCCAACGACCCAGTCACCAACATCTGCCAGGCTGCAGACAAGCAGCTGTTTACCCTGGTGGAGTGGGCCAAGAGGGTCCCCCACTTCTCTGAGCTGGCCCTGGACGACCAGGTCATCCTGCTACGTGCCG gttgGAACGAGCTGCTGATCGCTTCCTTCTCTCACCGCTCCATCAGTGTGAAGGACGGCATCCTATTGGCCACCGGCCTACACGTGCACAGGAACAGCGCCCACAGTGCCGGTGTGGGAGCCATCTtcgacag GGAGAGTGCGCACAATGCAGAGGTTGGAGCCATATTTGACAG AGTTCTCACTGAGCTGGTCAGTAAGATGAGAGACATGCAGATGGACAAGACCGAGCTCGGCTGCCTCCGAGCCATCATCCTCTTCAACCCAG ATGCTAAGGGCCTGTCCAGCCCAAGTGAAGTGGAATTGCTGAGGGAGAAAGTGTACGCATCGCTGGAGTCCTATTGTAAACAGAGATACCCGGACCAGCAGGGCAG GTTCGCTAAGCTCCTCCTCCGGCTGCCAGCGCTGCGCTCCATTGGCCTGAAGTGCCTGGAGCACCTGTTCTTCTTCAAGCTGATTGGCGACACCCCTATCGACACATTTCTCATGGAGATGCTAGAGGCGCCCCACCAGCTGACCTAA
- the LOC106588394 gene encoding retinoic acid receptor RXR-beta-A isoform X1 yields MRTRGLTTTSFHAKKLHCQKHSRSPDSSSVSSPPSGQRSPPLTPTAAAMTSLPPVTSAVNSPISSMGSPFSVISSSLGSPCLPGTPSVGYGPISSPQINMYTRSAEINSTVSMSGLHAVSSSDDVKPPFGLGGHSPGGPMLSQKRLCAICGDRSSGKHYGVHSCEGCKGFFKRTVRKDLSYTCRDNKDCLVDKRQRNRCQYCRYQKCLACGMKREVVQDERQRSVQEERQRNKERESEVESTSAVNEEMPVEKILEAEMAVEQKTELHADGSSGDSSVNPNDPVTNICQAADKQLFTLVEWAKRVPHFSELALDDQVILLRAGWNELLIASFSHRSISVKDGILLATGLHVHRNSAHSAGVGAIFDRESAHNAEVGAIFDRVLTELVSKMRDMQMDKTELGCLRAIILFNPDAKGLSSPSEVELLREKVYASLESYCKQRYPDQQGRFAKLLLRLPALRSIGLKCLEHLFFFKLIGDTPIDTFLMEMLEAPHQLT; encoded by the exons ATTCCCGCAGCCCAGACAGCTCCTCTGTGTCCTCCCCTCCCTCGGGCCAGCGCTCACCACCCCTGACCCCCACAGCTGCCGCCATGACTTCTCTGCCGCCCGTCACCTCGGCCGTCAACAGCCCCATCAGCAGCATGGGCTCGCCCTTCTCTGTCATCAGCTCCTCCCTGGGGTCGCCCTGTCTGCCCGGGACACCCTCGGTGGGCTACGGCCCCATCAGCAGCCCCCAG ATCAATATGTATACCAGGAGTGCAGAG aTCAACTCCACAGTTTCCATGTCGGGCCTGCACGCGGTCAGCAGCTCGGATGACGTGAAGCCTCCGTTCGGGCTGGGAGGCCACAGCCCAGGGGGCCCCATGCTCTCCCAAAAGCGCCTGTGTGCCATCTGTGGTGACCGCTCCTCCG GTAAGCACTACGGAGTGCACAGCTGCGAGGGCTGCAAGGGTTTCTTCAAGCGCACGGTACGCAAGGACCTGAGCTACACCTGCCGGGACAACAAGGACTGCCTGGTGGACAAACGCCAGCGCAACCGCTGCCAGTACTGTCGCTACCAGAAGTGCCTGGCCTGTGGCATGAAGAGGGAAG TGGTCCAAGATGAACGACAGAGAT CCGTGCAGGAAGAGCGCCAGAGGAACAAGGAGCGGGAGAGCGAGGTGGAGTCGACCAGTGCCGTCAACGAGGAGATGCCCGTGGAAAAGATCCTGGAGGCCGAGATGGCCGTGGAACAGAAGACCGAGCTGCATGCAGACGGGAGCTCCGGGGACAGCtcggtaaat CCCAACGACCCAGTCACCAACATCTGCCAGGCTGCAGACAAGCAGCTGTTTACCCTGGTGGAGTGGGCCAAGAGGGTCCCCCACTTCTCTGAGCTGGCCCTGGACGACCAGGTCATCCTGCTACGTGCCG gttgGAACGAGCTGCTGATCGCTTCCTTCTCTCACCGCTCCATCAGTGTGAAGGACGGCATCCTATTGGCCACCGGCCTACACGTGCACAGGAACAGCGCCCACAGTGCCGGTGTGGGAGCCATCTtcgacag GGAGAGTGCGCACAATGCAGAGGTTGGAGCCATATTTGACAG AGTTCTCACTGAGCTGGTCAGTAAGATGAGAGACATGCAGATGGACAAGACCGAGCTCGGCTGCCTCCGAGCCATCATCCTCTTCAACCCAG ATGCTAAGGGCCTGTCCAGCCCAAGTGAAGTGGAATTGCTGAGGGAGAAAGTGTACGCATCGCTGGAGTCCTATTGTAAACAGAGATACCCGGACCAGCAGGGCAG GTTCGCTAAGCTCCTCCTCCGGCTGCCAGCGCTGCGCTCCATTGGCCTGAAGTGCCTGGAGCACCTGTTCTTCTTCAAGCTGATTGGCGACACCCCTATCGACACATTTCTCATGGAGATGCTAGAGGCGCCCCACCAGCTGACCTAA